A window of Pedococcus badiiscoriae genomic DNA:
TGGAGGTCGAGCAGCCCGACGGCGGCGGCGAGGTCGCCGGAGGCGACGGTGCGGCACTGGTTGACGGTGCGCACGGCGTGGTCGAGCTTCACCCCCGCATCCCAGACGGGGTACCAGACCCGGTCGGCCAGGCCGCGCAGGTCGTCTCCGCTGAGGGACCGCCCGTAGTGCAGCAGGACCAGGTCGACGTCGCTGAGCGGGCCGGCGTCGCCGCGGGCGAGGCTGCCCACCGCGGCCAGCGCGATCCCTTCCGTGGACCGGCCGTCCAGGGCGACCTGCCAGACGTCACCGAGCCAGCCGCGGGTCAGGCTCGCGATGGCATCACGGCGGACCTGGCCGGCTCCAGGGGCGTCGAAGCCCCTGGCCCCTGCCAGGTCGAGGCGGCGGGCTGCCAGGTCGCTCTGCTCGATCGTCACGTGCCCCAGCGTGCCCTTCCGAGGTTTCGGGACGGGGGCCGTCGTGTTACGCCCGTGTTAGACGTGGTGGGGACGTGTGAAGTCCGGCTCAGCCGTCGCCAGACCTGGCTCGGCCGGGGCGCGGCGGGTGGCCGGTATGCCGCGCGCAGCCGATGGCGCCCGGCCCCGTGAACGGGACCGGGCGCCATACCCAGTGGTTGCTGTTGCCCTAGAGGGCGTCGACGCCGCGCTCTCCGGTGCGGACCCGGACGACGTCGTCGACCGGGACGGTCCAGATCTTGCCGTCGCCGATGCGGCCGGTCTGTGCCGCCTTGAGGATGACGTCGGCCACCGAGGTGGCGTCGATGTCGTCCACGAGTACCTCGACGCGGACCTTGGGGACGAAGTCCACGGTGTACTCCGCTCCGCGGTAGACCTCGCTGTGGCCGCGCTGGCGGCCGTAGCCGGACACCTCGCTGACGGTCATGCCCGAGATGCCGTAGGCCTCCAGGGCCTCCTTCACCTCGTCGAGCTGGTGGGGCTTGATGATCGCGGTCACGAGCTTCATGCGGGTGCTCCCTCCTTGGTCTTGGCCGAGGCCGTCGTGGTCACTGCCGAACCGGAGCCGAAGCGTCCGCCGCTGAGGCCACTGAGATCGTAGGCCGTCTCAGCGTGCTCGGAGAGGTCGACGCCCTGGGCCTCGTCGGCCTCGTCGACCCGGAAGCCCATGGTCTTGTGGATCGCCAGGCCGATCAGGTAGGTGACCACGAACGAGAAGATGAGGACGCTGAAGGCACCCAGCGCCTGCGCTCCCAGCTGGGACAGGCCACCGCCGTAGAACAGACCCTCGTTGACGGTCAGGCCGGCGGCACCCGTGGGGCTGCCCTTGGTGGCCAGCAGGCCGATGAGCAGGGTGCCGATGAGACCACCGACGAGGTGGACACCCACCACGTCGAGGCTGTCGTCGAAGCCGAAGCGGAACTTCAGCCCCACCGCGAGCGCACAGCCGGCTCCGGCCGCGAGGCCGACGATGAGCGCACCGATCGGCGACACGGTCGCGCAGGCCGGGGTGATCGCCACCAGTCCGGCGACGATGCCCGAGGCAGCGCCGAGGGAGGTGAAGTGGCCGTCGCGCAGCTTCTCCACGAGCAACCAGCCCAGCATCGCCGTGCAGGTGGCGGCCAGGGTGTTGACCCAGACCCCCGCAGCCTGCGCTCCGGCGCCGAGCGCGGAGCCCGCGTTGAAGCCGAACCAGCCGAACCACAGGATGCCCGCACCGATCATGACCAGCGTGAGGTTGTGCGGACGCATGGGCTCCTTGGCGAACCCGATGCGCTTGCCGAGCACGAGCGCGAGCGCCAGGCCCGCCGCGCCGGCGTTGATGTGGATCGCGGTGCCACCGGCGAAGTCGTAGGCCCCGGCCCCGCCGAGGAACATCCCGCCGGCCTTGTTGGCGATCCAGCCGCCGGTCTGGGCCGCGTAGCCGCTGAAGGCGAACACCCAGTGCGCCGCCGGGAAGTAGACCAGGGTGGCCCACACGACGGTGAAGACGGTCCAGGCGGTGAACTTGGCCCGGTCGGCGATCGCGCCGGAGACCAGGGCGACCGCGATGATGGCGAACACCACCTGGAACGCGACGAACGCCGGCCCCGGTATGCCGCCAGCTGCCGCGGCGGTCTTGGTGGCCGGGACGAAGCCGTAGATGGCGTCGAGGACACCCTTGAGCCCGAAGTGGGTGAAGGGGTTGCCGATCAGGCCGCCGCCCACGTCGGGCCCGAAGGCCTCGCTGTAGCCCCAGAGGATCCACACGGTTCCGACCGTGCCCATGCTGATGAAGCTCATCATCATCATGTTGAGCACGCTCTTGGTCCGGACCATGCCGCCGTAGAAGAGGGCGAGCCCGGGGGTCATGAACAACACCAGGGCCGCCGCAGCGAGGACCCAGGCGGTGTTCCCGCTGTCGATGAACGGCGTGTCGGCCGCCGCAAGTGTGAGTGCGTTCATGGCGAAGACTGTGCCGGTGCAGCATTTCGCGCAGCGCCGCGGTGTGTTACGGGCGTGTTAGCGGATCCTCACATCGGTAAGCATCAGGTAACCGGCTGGTCAGCGTCTCGCATGGTGGGACCGGCCGACTGCGTCGTGGCTGGCGGGCTCAGAAGGCCGAGATGGAGGCAGGTGCGCGCTGCGGGCGACTCAGGCCCCGGACCACCGCGGTCTGGCCGTGGCGACGGACTGCGACACCGGTGAGCAGCCCGAGGACGGGCGTGAGGACCCCCGCGGGGTAGGTCGGCGTCTCGAGCCCGACACTCGCGGCCAGGTCGTCGCCGTGCACGACCATCTCCATCATCCGGGTCGTCAGGAAGTCCTCGGTCGTGAGCGACCAGCCCTGCCACGGGATGAAGATGGTGTCGGGGTCGCGGGGGGCCTCGACCAGCACGGCCACGTCGTCCGCCCACTCCCCGGCCAGCTCGAGGACGACGTCGGGACCCACCTGGGCGCTGTCGTTGTCCCTGTCCCGGATGGACTTGTTGACCTCGTCGTCCGGGCCGGCCTCGACCCAGGCAGCCCGGTCGTAGTGCTCGAGCAGCGCGATCGGGGGTGGCCCGTCCGGCGCGGCACGCAGGCCTCGGACGGTGTTGCCGACCTGGCTGAGCAGGTGGTGCGTCAGGCCTCCCACGGTCATCCCGGCACAGGCGCTCTCCCGCTCCCAGGCCTCGCGTACCTGGGGTCTCGACGCCAGCGCCAGCGACAGGTCGACGGCCGACAGGAACGCGGACACGTGCTCGTCTCTGCTCACCCCAGCGACCCTATCCGCAGTCCGCGGATGCTTCAGGGACTCGAGGCCGGCACAGGATCCCGCTCGGGCGAGTCCCGCTCCGGCAGGTCCGGCGACTCCCCGGGAACCCGCGAACGCCTCTGTTCCACGACCCTCTCCACGACCCGCACCCACCGACGAGAACGCAGCCACGCTGCATACCGCTCGAGCGGGAGGAAGGCGAGCATCATCACCAGGTGCGGCCAGAAGGCGATGGTGATGGCGGCATAGGTCATGGTGTGGAAGATGAACCAGCCACCCACCACCCGGCGACGCCACCGCTCGGACAGCAGGAAGATCACCGGTGAGGTGAGCTCGGCGCCCATCAGCACCCACTGGAACCAGTGCAGCGTCCACGGCATCTCGAGCAGCCAGTGCGCCATCGGGGTGCCACGGCGCACGACCGCCCGCACCATCGTGGCCGAGTTGACCCACTCCCAGCCGCCGAACCGGATCTTGGCCCAGGACGACAGGAAGTAGGTGGCGACGGCAGCCAGCTGGACGGCGCGCAGCGCGAAGCCCGCGGCCTCGCTGCGCCGCTGGTCGGACAGGTGCGCCAGCCCGACCGTGGGCAGCAGCGCGAGGGCCACCACGAAGTCGGCCCGGTCGTGGTCGACCTTGCCGTAGGAGAAGGCGACGTACTGGTACCAGACCCACCCGACCGCGACCGTCCAGCCGAGCAGCCGCGGCGCTCGGCCGGTGATGGCGGCCAGGGACGCGACGACGCAGCCCCACTTGAGGGCCTCGACCAGCGGGATCGAGGCGGCGGGCAGGTGCAGGACCTTGCCCATGACGAGGGGCTCGTACCA
This region includes:
- a CDS encoding P-II family nitrogen regulator, yielding MKLVTAIIKPHQLDEVKEALEAYGISGMTVSEVSGYGRQRGHSEVYRGAEYTVDFVPKVRVEVLVDDIDATSVADVILKAAQTGRIGDGKIWTVPVDDVVRVRTGERGVDAL
- a CDS encoding ammonium transporter; this translates as MNALTLAAADTPFIDSGNTAWVLAAAALVLFMTPGLALFYGGMVRTKSVLNMMMMSFISMGTVGTVWILWGYSEAFGPDVGGGLIGNPFTHFGLKGVLDAIYGFVPATKTAAAAGGIPGPAFVAFQVVFAIIAVALVSGAIADRAKFTAWTVFTVVWATLVYFPAAHWVFAFSGYAAQTGGWIANKAGGMFLGGAGAYDFAGGTAIHINAGAAGLALALVLGKRIGFAKEPMRPHNLTLVMIGAGILWFGWFGFNAGSALGAGAQAAGVWVNTLAATCTAMLGWLLVEKLRDGHFTSLGAASGIVAGLVAITPACATVSPIGALIVGLAAGAGCALAVGLKFRFGFDDSLDVVGVHLVGGLIGTLLIGLLATKGSPTGAAGLTVNEGLFYGGGLSQLGAQALGAFSVLIFSFVVTYLIGLAIHKTMGFRVDEADEAQGVDLSEHAETAYDLSGLSGGRFGSGSAVTTTASAKTKEGAPA
- a CDS encoding maleylpyruvate isomerase N-terminal domain-containing protein: MSRDEHVSAFLSAVDLSLALASRPQVREAWERESACAGMTVGGLTHHLLSQVGNTVRGLRAAPDGPPPIALLEHYDRAAWVEAGPDDEVNKSIRDRDNDSAQVGPDVVLELAGEWADDVAVLVEAPRDPDTIFIPWQGWSLTTEDFLTTRMMEMVVHGDDLAASVGLETPTYPAGVLTPVLGLLTGVAVRRHGQTAVVRGLSRPQRAPASISAF
- a CDS encoding MFS transporter permease, with the protein product MSSRPGAGTGIAPGPVARLSRWLFAPMPLARVAALRVLVFAFVIVDVVLLHTSGWYHGFADPVWYEPLVMGKVLHLPAASIPLVEALKWGCVVASLAAITGRAPRLLGWTVAVGWVWYQYVAFSYGKVDHDRADFVVALALLPTVGLAHLSDQRRSEAAGFALRAVQLAAVATYFLSSWAKIRFGGWEWVNSATMVRAVVRRGTPMAHWLLEMPWTLHWFQWVLMGAELTSPVIFLLSERWRRRVVGGWFIFHTMTYAAITIAFWPHLVMMLAFLPLERYAAWLRSRRWVRVVERVVEQRRSRVPGESPDLPERDSPERDPVPASSP